The following nucleotide sequence is from Bradyrhizobium roseum.
CCAGCGACATCGCCTTGCGCATTTCCGGATTGTCGAACGGCGGATTGACGCGGTTGACCATCAGGTTGATCAGCGTGCCGGTCGTGATCACCTCGCAGATCGCGTTCGGCGCCCGCGCCTTGACGTCCTTCATCAGGGGAATGCTGACGTCGGAGGGAAAGGTGATGTCGTAATCGCCGGTCGAGAACGCCAGCATGCGCGTGGCACGGCTGTCGATGGTGCGCACCGTGATTTCGTCAAGATAGGGCCGGTCCTTCTTCCAGTATTCCGGATTGCGCACGAGGCGGATTGAATCGCCGCGCTTGAACTCGACGAACTTGAAGGGACCGGTGCCGACCGGCTTGGTACGCATCACCTGCTGCGGCACGTGACAGGGATAGACCGCGGAGAAGGCGCTCGCGAGCAATACCGGCAGGCTCGGCTGCGGCTCGCTCAACTCGAAGGTCGCTTCGTAATCGCCGTTGACGCTGACGTCCTGCAGCTTGGTGTACCAGACTTTTCGCGGATTGCGCTTGAAGTCCTGCGTCTCGGCCTTGCCGATCAGCATCCGCCAGGTGCACTGCACATCTTTCGCGGTGAACGGCTGGCCGTCGTGCCATTTGACGCCCTGCCGCAGCTTGAACGTCAACCTCGTATTGGTTTGATCCCACGCCCAGCTTTCGGCGAGATCGGGAATGACGGTCTCGATGCTCTCGTGCACCTTGGCGGGATCGAACGTCACCAGATTGTTGAAGACCGCGGCAAAAGGCATCACCGAGGCAATCGTCGATTCTTCCAGCAGCGAGGTCGAAGGCGGGTTGTCGTTGTGATAGAGCCTGAGCGTGCCGCCCTTTTTCTGCGCGGCGGCAGGGCTGGCGGCAACCAGTGCGATGCTAAGCAGCGCCAGGGACGCGGCAGGCTCGAGTAAGGACCGCTTGGCGCGCATGGTGGCCTCCCAATCTTTTTGTTCTTTTCGACGGTCAGACTGCCGGAGGCCGACGGCTTAATCAACACTTGTAAAAGGCCTCCCAAGCCCGGCCCTGCCACGACTGTGCCGATCGCAGTACCTGCCTCCCCGCGAGCCGGTTTATCGGCCTGATGGCATGCCGCCCCGCGGGAATTGGGGTTGGATGCCACTCTGAAATTGGCTACTAGTTGCCCCGCCGTAAATGGACGGCTCGGGGACATGGAATGACTTATTGTTGCGGAATTCTGGTGCGGGACGGGCTCGTGATGATCGCGGACACCCGTACCAACGCCGGCCTCGACAACGTCTCGACCTTCCGCAAGCTGCATATTTTCTCCAATCCGGGCGACCGCATCATGGCGATCGCCAGCGCCGGCAATCTAGCGATCAGCCAGTCGGTGCTGTCGACCCTGACCGAGGGCATCGAAGATCCCACCACCGGCGAGGTCGAGACGCTGATGAACGCCCCGACCATGTTCCAGGCGGCGCAGCGCATCGGGCGCGCGATACGTCTGGTCCATGCCACCGAAGGCCCGGCGCTGCGATCCGAAGATGTCTCCTTCGACGTCTCCTTCCTGTTCGGCGGTCAGATCAAGGGCTCGCGGATGCGACTGTTCATGGTCTACACCGCCGGCAATTTCATCGAATGCACCACCGATACGCCCTACTTGCAGATCGGGGAGCATAAATACGGCAAGCCGGTGCTCGACCGCGCGATGCATTACGACGTCGAGCTGTACGAAGCGCTGAAGACCGGCCTGATCTCGATGGATTCGACCATGCGCTCCAACCTTGGCGTTGGGCTTCCCATCGACGTGCTGGTGGTCCGCAGCGATGCCTGCGAGGCCGACCTCAACCACCGCATCGAGGCCGGCGAGCCCTATTTCCACGACCTGCGCTCGCGCTGGTCGGCGGCATTGCGCGCGGCGCACCAGAATATTCCAAGACCACCCTACAAAACCCAGACAGAAGCAAAAAACTGAAGGCGAGGAAGAAAATGGCCGACGCAACCAACAAGATCGCAATCGTGACCGGTGCCGGCACCGGCGTCGGGCGCGCCGCATCGCTGGCGTTGATGAATGCCGGCTTTACCGTCGTGCTCGCCGGTCGCCGCATGGAGATGCTGGAAGAAACCAAGAAGCTTGGCGACAATGTCGGCAAGAGCCTGTGTGTTTCCGCCGACATGACCGACCCCGGCTCGATCGCGGCGCTGTTTGCCAAGACGATGGACACCTACGGCCGGCTCGACGTTCTCTTCAACAATGCCGGCATGGGCGCACCGCCGGTCAATTTCGAGGACCTGCCGCTGGAGCAGTGGCAGGCCGTGGTGAACACCAACCTCACCGGCCCCTTCCTGTGCACCCAGCACGCCTTCCGCATCATGAAGGACCAGAAGCCGATGGGCGGCCGCATCATCAACAACGGCTCGATCTCGGCGCACGCGCCGCGGCCGTATTCCTCGGCCTATACTTCGACCAAGCATGCGATCACGGGCCTGACCAAGGCCTCCAACCTCGACGGCCGCAAATACGACATCGCGGTCGGCCAGGTCGATATCGGCAACGCGGCAACCCCGATGACCGATCGCATGGTCAATGGCCCCGGCGTGATGCAGCCCGACGGCACGATGATGCACGAGCCGCGCATGGATGCGAAGGCGGTCGGCGACGCGGTGGCCTACATGGCCGGACTTCCGCTCGATGCGAACGTGCTGTTCATGACTGTCATGGCGACCAAGATGCCGTTCGTGGGACGGGGGTAACCGGCCTCCATCCAAAAATCTGCAAAACAACCCCATGCACAGTAGGCGTCAAGGGGGATTTTGTTTCCCGGGTGATGGTGAGCTGAGCGACCTCTGCGCGACAAAACCGTGGAGCGAGCTGCCCTACTCCAGCCGCTCGACCTTACGCAGCGACGGGAACAGCTTCATCCATAGCAGCGCGATCGCGACCGTGCCGACGCCGCCAAGCACGGCGGCTGGCACCGTTCCCAGCAACGCCGCGGTGACGCCGCTTTCGAACTGGCCGAGCTGGTTCGAGGCGTTAATGAACAGGAAATTGACCGCGCCGACCCGGCCGCGCATCTCGTCGGGCGTCGAGAGCTGCACCAGCGAGAAGCGGATCACCACGCTGATCGTATCGGCCGCGCCAAGCACCGCCAGCGCCAGCACCGACAGCCACATCCATTGCGACAGCGCGAACACCACCGTCGCCACACCGAACACGATCACCGCCTGGAACATCCGCAGCCCGACAAGGCGATTGATGCTGTGGCGGGCCAGCACGATGGTCATCAGGAGCGCGCCGACGGCGGGCGCCGCACGCAAAATGCCGAGGCCGAGCGGGCCGGCCTCGAGAATATCGCGCGCGTAAATCGGCAGCAACGCGACGACGCCGCCGAACAGCACCGCGAACAGGTCGAGCGAGATGGTGCCGAGGATTGCCGGGTTGTTGCGGATGAAGCGGACGCCGGCAAACACGTCGTCCGCGAGCGAATCCGCTTTCGCGAGCTCCTGCTTTTCGGTGTAGATGAAGCCGGTGAGAACCGCGCCGACGAGCCAGAAGGCGACGATGACGAAATATGGCAGGCTCGGCGCGAACACAAAGACCAGCCCGCCGAGCGCGGGTCCGGCGATGGTCGCGACCTGGGCTGCGCCGGAAGAGATCGCGGTCGCACGCTGCACCGAGCCTTTCGGCACGATCAGCGGCAGCAGCGCGGCTGTCGCCGGGCTCTCGAAAGCGCCGGCGACGCCGATCACGAAGGTGGCGATGAATATCTGCGGCACGGTGAGCCAGCCGGCAAAGGTGCTGACGGCCAGAAACAGCGCGGTGGCCGCTTCCGCCAGCTGGCAAAGCTGCACCACGCGCTTGCGCTCGAACCGGTCGGCCGCGTGGCCGGCGACGAAAACCAGCAGCGCCGTGGGCAGGAATTGCACCAGCCCGACCATGCCGAGCTGAAAGGCGCTGCCGGTGAGTTCGTAGACCTGCCAGCCGATCGCGACCGCAGCGATCTGGCTGGCGAAGCGCGACAGGCTGCGCGACAACAGGAAGAACAGAAACGGCGCGTGCCTGAGCAATTCGCGGGCGCCGACCGGCATCGTGGAGGACATGGGCAAGAGCGGTGGCCGAGCGGGATGCCGATGTCAACGGGCGGCCCCGCAACACGGCATTGCGCGCCTGCGCGGCGCAGGCATAATCGCTGCCGGGGTTTTGGGGGATTCATGCTGCAACTGCAATCGGCGTTTGGCGTGCTGGCATTGCTGGCGATCGCGTGGGCGCTCAGTGAGAACCGCCGCGCGGTATCGCTCCGTCAAACCGCCATCGGGCTCGCCATCACCGTCGTCACCGCGCTGGTGCTGCTCAAGCTGCCACCGGTGGCAAAAGCGT
It contains:
- a CDS encoding ABC transporter substrate-binding protein, which encodes MRAKRSLLEPAASLALLSIALVAASPAAAQKKGGTLRLYHNDNPPSTSLLEESTIASVMPFAAVFNNLVTFDPAKVHESIETVIPDLAESWAWDQTNTRLTFKLRQGVKWHDGQPFTAKDVQCTWRMLIGKAETQDFKRNPRKVWYTKLQDVSVNGDYEATFELSEPQPSLPVLLASAFSAVYPCHVPQQVMRTKPVGTGPFKFVEFKRGDSIRLVRNPEYWKKDRPYLDEITVRTIDSRATRMLAFSTGDYDITFPSDVSIPLMKDVKARAPNAICEVITTGTLINLMVNRVNPPFDNPEMRKAMSLALDRKPFNSILMEGTARLGGAMLPKPEGEWGMPAEMQAALTGYGSEAEKNLAEAQAIMQKLGYSDAKPLQIKIQTRNLPTYRDPAVIVSDQLKKIYIVAELDILDTPRWYAKLQRKDYTIGLNVTGVSVDDPDGNIVENYSCNSERNYTQYCNADVDKLLAAQSRELDKEKRRKMVWDIERILVEDAARPVILHGSAGNCWQPHVKNFKPHDNSQYNNLRFEDVWLDK
- a CDS encoding peptidase; translated protein: MTYCCGILVRDGLVMIADTRTNAGLDNVSTFRKLHIFSNPGDRIMAIASAGNLAISQSVLSTLTEGIEDPTTGEVETLMNAPTMFQAAQRIGRAIRLVHATEGPALRSEDVSFDVSFLFGGQIKGSRMRLFMVYTAGNFIECTTDTPYLQIGEHKYGKPVLDRAMHYDVELYEALKTGLISMDSTMRSNLGVGLPIDVLVVRSDACEADLNHRIEAGEPYFHDLRSRWSAALRAAHQNIPRPPYKTQTEAKN
- a CDS encoding SDR family oxidoreductase; protein product: MADATNKIAIVTGAGTGVGRAASLALMNAGFTVVLAGRRMEMLEETKKLGDNVGKSLCVSADMTDPGSIAALFAKTMDTYGRLDVLFNNAGMGAPPVNFEDLPLEQWQAVVNTNLTGPFLCTQHAFRIMKDQKPMGGRIINNGSISAHAPRPYSSAYTSTKHAITGLTKASNLDGRKYDIAVGQVDIGNAATPMTDRMVNGPGVMQPDGTMMHEPRMDAKAVGDAVAYMAGLPLDANVLFMTVMATKMPFVGRG
- a CDS encoding MFS transporter; its protein translation is MSSTMPVGARELLRHAPFLFFLLSRSLSRFASQIAAVAIGWQVYELTGSAFQLGMVGLVQFLPTALLVFVAGHAADRFERKRVVQLCQLAEAATALFLAVSTFAGWLTVPQIFIATFVIGVAGAFESPATAALLPLIVPKGSVQRATAISSGAAQVATIAGPALGGLVFVFAPSLPYFVIVAFWLVGAVLTGFIYTEKQELAKADSLADDVFAGVRFIRNNPAILGTISLDLFAVLFGGVVALLPIYARDILEAGPLGLGILRAAPAVGALLMTIVLARHSINRLVGLRMFQAVIVFGVATVVFALSQWMWLSVLALAVLGAADTISVVIRFSLVQLSTPDEMRGRVGAVNFLFINASNQLGQFESGVTAALLGTVPAAVLGGVGTVAIALLWMKLFPSLRKVERLE